Proteins from a genomic interval of Danio rerio strain Tuebingen ecotype United States chromosome 4, GRCz12tu, whole genome shotgun sequence:
- the LOC137489753 gene encoding uncharacterized protein isoform X2, with protein sequence MIHTGEKPFTCTQCGKSFNQLSHLNYHMMIHTGKKPFACTQCAKSFKQSSHLNLHMMIHTGEKPFTCTRCGKSFNCSSHLNQHMRIHTGEKPYACTQCGKSFNQSSHLNYHMMIHTGKKPFTCTQCGKSFNCSTNFDNHMRIHTGEKPFTCTQCGKSFSQLSNLNLHMMIHTGEKPYACTQCGKSFYCSTNLNHHMRIHTRKKPFTCTQCGESFSKSSHLNKHIEGTHGHIAVVSTS encoded by the coding sequence atgatccacaccggagagaaacccttcacatgcactcagtgtgggaagagtttcaaccaattaTCTCACCTTAAttatcacatgatgatccacactggaaagaaaccatttgcatgcactcagtgtgcGAAGAGTTTCAagcaatcatcacaccttaatctacacatgatgatccacactggagagaaacccttcACATGCACTCGTTGTGGAaaaagttttaactgctcatcacaccttaatcaacacatgaggatccacactggagagaaaccatacgcatgcactcagtgtgggaagagtttcaaccaatcatctcaccttaattatcacatgatgattcacactggaaagaaaccattcacatgcactcagtgtgggaagagttttaactgctcaacAAACTTTGataaccacatgaggatccacactggagagaaaccattcacatgcactcagtgtgggaagagtttcagccaattatccaaccttaatctacacatgatgatccacactggagagaaaccatacgcatgcactcagtgtgggaagagtttttacTGCTCAACAAACCTTAATCACCatatgaggatccacactagaaagaaaccattcacatgcactcagtgtggggagagtttcagcaaatcatcacaccttaataaacacattgaAGGAACTCATGGGCATATTGCAGTGGTCAGCACGAGTTGA
- the LOC137489753 gene encoding uncharacterized protein isoform X1 → MAFIKEESEDVKIEETITVKQEDPQEQTDLIEQNEASKEEEHHVKIVEKTHLQTDGVLKRRDKNRFTCTQCGKSFATKSKLKIHIMIHTGEKPFTCTQCGKSFNQLSHLNYHMMIHTGKKPFACTQCAKSFKQSSHLNLHMMIHTGEKPFTCTRCGKSFNCSSHLNQHMRIHTGEKPYACTQCGKSFNQSSHLNYHMMIHTGKKPFTCTQCGKSFNCSTNFDNHMRIHTGEKPFTCTQCGKSFSQLSNLNLHMMIHTGEKPYACTQCGKSFYCSTNLNHHMRIHTRKKPFTCTQCGESFSKSSHLNKHIEGTHGHIAVVSTS, encoded by the coding sequence acctaattgaacaGAATGAGgcgagtaaagaggaggaacatcatgtcaaaattgtggaaaaaactcatttacagactgatggtgttttaaaaaggagagacaagaatcgtttcacctgcactcagtgtggaaagagtttcgccaccaaaagcaaacttaagattcacataatgatccacaccggagagaaacccttcacatgcactcagtgtgggaagagtttcaaccaattaTCTCACCTTAAttatcacatgatgatccacactggaaagaaaccatttgcatgcactcagtgtgcGAAGAGTTTCAagcaatcatcacaccttaatctacacatgatgatccacactggagagaaacccttcACATGCACTCGTTGTGGAaaaagttttaactgctcatcacaccttaatcaacacatgaggatccacactggagagaaaccatacgcatgcactcagtgtgggaagagtttcaaccaatcatctcaccttaattatcacatgatgattcacactggaaagaaaccattcacatgcactcagtgtgggaagagttttaactgctcaacAAACTTTGataaccacatgaggatccacactggagagaaaccattcacatgcactcagtgtgggaagagtttcagccaattatccaaccttaatctacacatgatgatccacactggagagaaaccatacgcatgcactcagtgtgggaagagtttttacTGCTCAACAAACCTTAATCACCatatgaggatccacactagaaagaaaccattcacatgcactcagtgtggggagagtttcagcaaatcatcacaccttaataaacacattgaAGGAACTCATGGGCATATTGCAGTGGTCAGCACGAGTTGA